From the genome of Paraburkholderia aromaticivorans, one region includes:
- the phaR gene encoding polyhydroxyalkanoate synthesis repressor PhaR translates to MTTTTKKTAERLIKKYPNRRLYDTETSTYITLTDVKQLVLDQEDFKVIDAKSNEDLTRAILLQIILEEESGGLPMFSSSMLSQIIRFYGHAMQGMMGTYLEKNIQAFIDIQAKLADQSKNLYEGKAMNPEVWSQFMNMQAPMMQGMMTSYIEQSKNMFVQMQEQMQNQAKSMFATFPFTPGGAVSVANTGNAPANPQGNPQGNPEPEKK, encoded by the coding sequence ATGACCACTACTACAAAGAAAACAGCCGAACGACTGATCAAGAAATATCCGAATCGTCGGCTCTACGATACCGAGACAAGCACGTACATCACGCTGACCGACGTCAAGCAGCTCGTGCTGGATCAGGAGGATTTCAAGGTCATCGATGCGAAGAGCAACGAGGATCTGACGCGCGCCATCCTGTTGCAGATCATTCTCGAAGAGGAGAGTGGCGGCTTGCCGATGTTCTCGTCGTCGATGCTGTCGCAGATCATCCGTTTCTACGGTCATGCGATGCAGGGCATGATGGGCACGTATCTGGAAAAGAACATCCAGGCCTTCATCGACATTCAGGCGAAGCTCGCCGATCAGTCGAAGAATCTGTACGAAGGCAAGGCCATGAATCCCGAGGTCTGGTCACAGTTCATGAACATGCAGGCGCCGATGATGCAGGGCATGATGACCAGCTACATCGAGCAGTCGAAAAACATGTTCGTGCAGATGCAGGAGCAGATGCAGAACCAGGCGAAGTCGATGTTCGCCACCTTCCCGTTTACGCCGGGTGGCGCGGTCAGCGTGGCCAATACCGGCAATGCGCCGGCCAATCCGCAAGGCAACCCGCAGGGGAATCCGGAGCCGGAGAAGAAGTAA
- the serB gene encoding phosphoserine phosphatase SerB yields the protein MNLVIQSPAPLSADHHKTLVALARGSHASVIDANAIRIADASVAQRADLEVYCGTHQLDYAFVEAGRELRDFALVAMDMDSTLITIECIDEIADFCGLKAEVSAITEAAMRGEIKDFNESLTRRVALLKGLDASALERVYEERLQLSPGAEQMLAGAKAAGLKTLLVSGGFTFFTEKLRARLGLDFTRANTLEIADGKLTGKVIGEIVNADVKARTLRETCTQLGIEPGRSIAMGDGSNDLKMMAEAGLSVAFRAKPVVREAASVAFNHVGLDGLLRLF from the coding sequence ATGAACCTCGTCATTCAAAGCCCCGCGCCCCTTTCCGCCGATCATCACAAAACGCTCGTCGCGCTCGCGCGCGGTTCGCACGCCAGCGTCATCGACGCCAACGCGATTCGCATTGCCGACGCAAGCGTCGCCCAGCGCGCCGACCTCGAGGTCTATTGCGGCACCCATCAGCTCGACTATGCGTTTGTCGAAGCCGGCCGCGAGCTGCGCGACTTCGCGCTGGTCGCGATGGATATGGATTCGACGCTGATCACGATTGAATGTATCGACGAGATCGCCGACTTCTGCGGACTGAAAGCGGAAGTGTCGGCGATCACCGAGGCCGCGATGCGTGGCGAAATCAAGGACTTCAACGAAAGCCTGACGCGCCGCGTGGCGTTGCTAAAAGGTCTCGACGCGAGCGCGCTCGAACGGGTGTACGAAGAGCGGCTGCAACTCTCGCCGGGCGCCGAGCAGATGCTGGCCGGCGCGAAGGCGGCCGGACTGAAAACACTGCTGGTGTCGGGCGGATTCACGTTCTTCACCGAAAAGCTGAGGGCGCGTCTCGGTCTCGATTTCACGCGCGCGAACACGCTTGAAATCGCGGACGGCAAACTGACCGGCAAGGTGATCGGCGAGATCGTCAACGCCGATGTGAAAGCGCGCACGCTACGCGAAACATGTACGCAATTGGGCATTGAACCGGGCCGCTCGATTGCCATGGGCGATGGCTCGAACGACCTGAAGATGATGGCCGAGGCCGGTCTCTCCGTTGCGTTCCGCGCAAAGCCTGTGGTGCGCGAGGCGGCAAGCGTGGCGTTCAATCATGTCGGACTTGACGGCTTGCTGCGTCTGTTTTAA
- a CDS encoding 3-ketoacyl-ACP reductase yields the protein MTQRIAYVTGGMGGIGTSICQRLHKEGFKVVAGCGPNSPRRVKWLEEQKALGFDFIASEGNVGDWESTKSAFDKVKAEVGEIDVLVNNAGITRDVVFRKMTHEDWTAVIDTNLTSLFNVTKQVIDGMVERGFGRIINISSVNGQKGQFGQTNYSTAKAGIHGFTMSLAQEVATKGVTVNTVSPGYIGTDMVKSIRPDVLEKIIATIPVRRLGQPQEIGSIVAWLASEESGFSTGADFSLNGGLHMG from the coding sequence ATGACACAGCGAATTGCGTACGTAACGGGCGGGATGGGCGGCATCGGCACGAGCATTTGCCAGCGGCTGCACAAAGAGGGCTTTAAGGTCGTCGCAGGCTGCGGCCCGAACTCGCCGCGCCGTGTGAAGTGGCTCGAAGAGCAGAAGGCGCTGGGCTTCGATTTCATCGCGTCCGAAGGCAACGTCGGCGATTGGGAATCGACCAAGAGCGCGTTCGACAAGGTCAAGGCCGAAGTCGGCGAGATCGACGTGCTGGTGAACAATGCCGGCATCACGCGCGACGTCGTGTTCCGCAAGATGACGCACGAAGACTGGACGGCGGTGATCGACACCAACCTGACCAGCCTCTTCAACGTCACCAAGCAGGTGATCGACGGCATGGTCGAGCGTGGCTTTGGCCGTATCATCAACATTTCGTCGGTGAACGGGCAGAAGGGCCAGTTCGGCCAGACCAACTACTCGACGGCGAAGGCCGGCATTCACGGCTTCACGATGTCGCTGGCGCAGGAAGTGGCCACCAAGGGCGTGACGGTCAACACCGTGTCCCCTGGCTACATCGGCACCGACATGGTCAAGTCGATTCGCCCCGACGTGCTGGAAAAGATCATCGCGACGATTCCGGTGCGCCGTCTCGGTCAGCCGCAGGAAATCGGCTCGATCGTGGCGTGGCTGGCGTCGGAAGAATCGGGTTTCTCCACGGGTGCTGATTTTTCGCTGAACGGCGGTTTGCATATGGGCTGA
- a CDS encoding sugar kinase: MAASVPATPAVQRPDILALGEAMIEFNQSARNEPNYLQGFGGDTSNFCIAAARQGARTGFVSAVGADHFGRLLIDLWEREQVQTSLVRVDPHAPTGVYFVSHGPDGHAFDYLRAGSAASRYAPHDLPLEAIAAAKVVHLSGISLAISLSACDAALEAIAHARANGVRVSFDTNLRLKLWPLARARAVMLEAIRQTDICLPSWDDVTELTGLTGRDEIVDFLLSHGPRVVALKLGKEGSYIATPNERRVVPGHVVNAVDATGAGDCFGGAFIARIVAGDDPFAAARYANVAAALSTQGYGAVAPIPSRAAVAQLLAG; the protein is encoded by the coding sequence ATGGCGGCGAGCGTGCCTGCAACGCCGGCAGTCCAGCGCCCCGACATCCTCGCGCTCGGCGAGGCGATGATCGAGTTCAACCAGTCGGCGAGGAATGAGCCGAACTATCTGCAAGGCTTCGGCGGCGACACGTCGAATTTCTGTATCGCAGCCGCCCGGCAAGGCGCGCGGACGGGGTTCGTGTCCGCGGTCGGCGCGGATCATTTCGGGCGTTTGCTGATCGATTTGTGGGAACGTGAGCAGGTGCAGACGTCGCTGGTGCGCGTCGATCCGCATGCACCCACCGGCGTCTATTTCGTGTCCCACGGTCCGGACGGCCACGCGTTCGATTATCTGCGCGCCGGCTCCGCCGCGAGCCGCTATGCGCCGCACGATCTGCCGCTCGAGGCGATCGCCGCCGCCAAGGTGGTTCATCTGTCCGGCATCAGTCTCGCGATCAGCCTGAGCGCCTGCGATGCGGCGCTCGAAGCGATCGCGCATGCGCGCGCCAATGGCGTGCGCGTGAGCTTCGACACCAATCTTCGTTTGAAGCTGTGGCCGCTCGCGCGGGCGCGCGCGGTGATGCTGGAAGCCATCCGCCAGACCGACATTTGCCTGCCGAGCTGGGACGACGTCACCGAACTCACGGGGCTGACCGGTCGTGACGAGATCGTCGATTTCCTGCTGTCGCACGGTCCGCGCGTGGTCGCGCTCAAGCTCGGCAAGGAAGGCTCGTATATCGCCACGCCGAATGAGCGGCGCGTCGTGCCGGGCCATGTCGTCAACGCGGTCGATGCGACCGGAGCGGGCGACTGCTTCGGCGGCGCGTTCATCGCGCGGATCGTCGCGGGTGACGATCCCTTTGCGGCGGCGCGTTATGCGAACGTCGCCGCCGCGCTGTCCACGCAAGGCTACGGCGCGGTGGCGCCGATTCCTTCGCGCGCGGCAGTCGCACAACTTCTGGCGGGCTGA
- the bktB gene encoding beta-ketothiolase BktB: MQRDVVVVSGVRTAIGAFGGSLKDFSPTDLGARVVREALTRAGVSGDEVGHVVFGNVVHTEPKDMYLARVAAINGGVAQHAPALTVNRLCGSGLQAIVSAAQSVLLGDADIAIGGGAENMSRAPYSMPAARFGQRMGDARLVDMMVGALNDPFQSIHMGVTAENVARKYDISREAQDALALESHRRAAKAITSGYFKEQILPITIPSKKGDVVFDTDEHARMNASADDFSKLKPVFVKENGTVTAGNASGINDAAAAVVLMERSVAEQRGIKPLARLVSYAHAGVDPAYMGIGPVPATRRALERAGLTVADLDVIEANEAFAAQACAVSKELGFDPAKVNPNGSGISLGHPIGATGALITVKALYELQRIGGRYALVTMCIGGGQGIAAIFERI; encoded by the coding sequence ATGCAACGAGACGTGGTGGTGGTGAGCGGTGTGCGTACGGCAATTGGCGCTTTCGGCGGCAGTCTGAAGGATTTTTCGCCGACCGATCTCGGCGCACGCGTGGTGCGTGAAGCGCTGACGCGCGCCGGCGTGTCGGGCGACGAAGTCGGCCACGTGGTGTTCGGCAACGTCGTGCATACCGAACCGAAAGACATGTATCTGGCGCGCGTAGCCGCGATCAACGGCGGCGTCGCGCAACACGCGCCGGCCTTGACCGTGAACCGGCTGTGCGGCTCGGGCCTGCAGGCCATCGTCTCGGCCGCGCAAAGCGTGCTGCTCGGCGACGCCGACATCGCGATCGGCGGCGGCGCGGAGAATATGAGCCGCGCGCCTTACTCCATGCCCGCCGCGCGTTTCGGTCAGCGCATGGGCGACGCGCGCCTCGTCGACATGATGGTCGGCGCGCTGAACGATCCGTTCCAGTCGATCCATATGGGCGTGACCGCCGAGAACGTCGCGCGCAAGTACGACATCTCGCGTGAAGCGCAGGACGCGCTCGCCCTCGAATCGCATCGCCGCGCGGCCAAAGCGATCACGAGTGGGTACTTCAAGGAACAGATCCTGCCGATCACGATTCCGTCGAAAAAAGGCGACGTGGTATTCGACACGGACGAGCATGCGCGCATGAACGCGTCGGCGGACGACTTCTCCAAGCTCAAGCCCGTGTTCGTGAAGGAAAACGGCACGGTGACGGCCGGCAACGCGTCGGGTATCAACGACGCCGCCGCGGCCGTCGTGCTGATGGAGCGCAGCGTTGCCGAACAGCGCGGCATCAAGCCGCTGGCGCGGCTGGTGTCGTACGCGCATGCGGGTGTCGATCCCGCGTATATGGGCATCGGCCCGGTGCCGGCTACCCGCCGCGCGCTCGAGCGCGCCGGGCTGACGGTCGCCGACCTCGACGTGATCGAGGCGAACGAAGCGTTCGCCGCGCAGGCCTGCGCGGTCAGCAAGGAGTTGGGCTTCGATCCCGCCAAGGTCAATCCGAATGGTTCGGGCATTTCGCTCGGCCACCCGATCGGCGCGACCGGTGCGCTCATCACCGTCAAGGCGCTGTATGAACTGCAGCGGATCGGTGGCCGCTATGCGCTGGTGACGATGTGCATCGGCGGCGGCCAGGGTATTGCGGCGATCTTCGAGCGGATCTGA
- the rimO gene encoding 30S ribosomal protein S12 methylthiotransferase RimO: MSATPPIAPNATPKVGFVSLGCPKALVDSEQIITQLRAEGYEISGTYDGADLVVVNTCGFIDEAVQESLDAIGEALNENGKVIVTGCLGAKKSASGSGLIEEVHPKVLAVTGPHALGEVMQHVHTHLPKPHDPFVDLVPAAGVKLTPRHYAYLKISEGCNHRCTFCIIPSMRGDLVSRPVADVMLEAENLFKSGVKELLVISQDTSAYGVDVKYRTGFWNGKPIKTRMTDLVGALGELAAQYGAWVRLHYVYPYPSVDEVIPMMAEGPYKGHVLPYLDVPFQHAHPEVLKRMKRPANAEKVMERVKKWREMCPDLTIRSTFIAGFPGETEEQFQTLLDFIREAELDRVGCFAYSPVEGATANELDGALPDEVREERRARFMEVAEEVSAKRIAKKVGKTLKVLVDEISADGGIGRTAADAPEIDGVVYIAPAAKASKRYKVGDFVSVKITGADGHDLWGEV, encoded by the coding sequence ATGTCTGCCACCCCCCCGATTGCCCCGAATGCCACGCCGAAGGTCGGCTTTGTCTCGCTTGGCTGCCCGAAAGCCCTGGTCGATTCCGAGCAGATCATCACGCAATTGCGCGCCGAAGGTTACGAGATTTCCGGCACGTACGACGGCGCTGACCTCGTGGTCGTCAACACCTGCGGCTTTATCGACGAAGCGGTGCAGGAGAGCCTCGACGCGATCGGCGAGGCGCTCAACGAAAACGGCAAGGTGATCGTGACCGGCTGCCTCGGCGCGAAAAAGAGTGCGAGCGGCTCGGGGCTGATCGAAGAGGTGCACCCCAAGGTATTGGCCGTGACCGGCCCGCACGCGCTCGGCGAAGTCATGCAGCACGTGCACACTCATCTGCCCAAGCCGCACGATCCGTTCGTCGACCTGGTGCCGGCCGCGGGCGTCAAGCTCACGCCGCGCCACTACGCGTATCTGAAGATTTCCGAAGGGTGTAATCACCGCTGCACGTTCTGCATCATCCCGTCCATGCGCGGCGACCTCGTGTCGCGTCCGGTCGCCGACGTGATGCTCGAAGCGGAAAATCTGTTCAAGTCGGGCGTGAAGGAACTGCTGGTGATTTCGCAGGACACGAGCGCGTATGGCGTCGACGTCAAATACCGCACCGGCTTCTGGAACGGCAAGCCGATCAAGACGCGCATGACCGATCTGGTCGGCGCGCTCGGCGAACTCGCCGCGCAGTATGGCGCATGGGTGCGTCTGCATTACGTGTATCCGTATCCGAGCGTGGACGAAGTGATCCCGATGATGGCCGAAGGCCCGTACAAGGGCCACGTGCTGCCTTACCTCGACGTGCCGTTCCAGCATGCGCATCCTGAAGTGTTAAAGCGCATGAAACGCCCGGCCAACGCCGAGAAAGTGATGGAGCGGGTGAAGAAGTGGCGCGAGATGTGCCCCGATCTGACCATCCGCAGCACGTTTATCGCCGGCTTCCCCGGTGAGACCGAAGAGCAGTTCCAGACGCTGCTCGATTTCATCCGCGAGGCGGAACTGGATCGGGTCGGCTGCTTTGCCTATTCGCCGGTCGAAGGCGCGACGGCAAACGAACTCGACGGCGCATTGCCCGACGAAGTGCGCGAAGAGCGCCGCGCGCGTTTCATGGAAGTCGCGGAAGAAGTGTCGGCCAAACGTATCGCAAAGAAGGTGGGCAAGACGCTGAAGGTGCTGGTTGACGAGATCAGTGCCGATGGTGGCATCGGCCGCACCGCGGCGGACGCGCCGGAGATCGACGGCGTCGTGTATATCGCGCCGGCCGCCAAGGCATCCAAACGCTACAAGGTCGGCGATTTCGTGTCGGTGAAGATCACCGGCGCCGATGGGCACGACCTGTGGGGCGAGGTTTAA
- a CDS encoding cystathionine beta-lyase, which produces MTQSKHKRDLQTRIVRAEDQLTPGFESFSMPVMRASTVVFPDLATMRALDWKNDAQWRYGLHATPTSLALAQRLATIEGGNHALLQPSGLSSISNVYFGLVKAGDDVLIPDNVYSPNRDHGDWLARDFGITVRYYDPMIGAGIADLIRPNTRLIWLEAPGSVTMEVADVPAITAVARARNVVTAIDNTWSAGLGFRPFEHGVDISVQALTKYQSGGGDVLMGATITVDRELHLKLKAARMRMGIGVSSDDCSLILRSLPTMQLRFEQHDRAALGLARWLKTRPEIAAVLHPALSDCPGHEFFKRDFTGAGGLFSVVFDGRYSPAQIDTFCESLELFSIGWSWGGAHSLVMPYDVASMRTAGQWPHRGTLVRFYIGLETEADLRADMEQSLAALG; this is translated from the coding sequence ATGACCCAATCCAAACACAAACGCGATCTGCAAACCCGTATCGTGCGTGCCGAAGACCAGCTCACGCCGGGCTTCGAATCGTTCTCTATGCCGGTCATGCGGGCTTCGACGGTCGTGTTCCCCGATCTCGCGACCATGCGCGCGCTCGACTGGAAGAACGACGCTCAATGGCGCTATGGCCTGCATGCCACGCCGACTTCGCTCGCACTGGCTCAGCGCCTCGCCACCATCGAGGGCGGCAATCACGCGTTGTTGCAGCCGTCGGGGTTGTCGTCGATTTCGAATGTGTATTTCGGCCTCGTCAAGGCGGGCGACGACGTGCTGATTCCCGACAACGTCTATTCGCCGAACCGCGATCACGGCGACTGGCTGGCGCGCGATTTCGGCATCACCGTGCGCTATTACGATCCGATGATCGGCGCGGGCATCGCCGATCTGATCCGGCCGAATACGCGTCTCATCTGGCTCGAAGCGCCCGGCTCCGTGACGATGGAAGTGGCCGACGTGCCCGCCATCACCGCCGTGGCGCGCGCACGCAACGTCGTCACGGCGATCGACAATACGTGGTCCGCGGGGCTCGGCTTCCGGCCATTCGAGCACGGCGTCGATATCTCGGTGCAGGCGTTGACCAAGTATCAGTCGGGCGGTGGCGACGTGCTGATGGGCGCGACCATTACCGTCGATCGCGAACTGCATCTGAAGCTGAAGGCGGCGCGTATGCGCATGGGCATCGGGGTCTCATCGGACGACTGCTCGCTGATTCTGCGCAGCCTGCCGACCATGCAGTTGCGTTTCGAGCAGCATGACCGCGCCGCGCTCGGCTTGGCCAGGTGGCTGAAGACGCGGCCGGAAATCGCCGCTGTGTTGCACCCGGCGCTGTCGGACTGTCCGGGGCACGAGTTTTTCAAGCGCGACTTTACGGGTGCCGGTGGGCTCTTTTCCGTCGTGTTCGACGGCCGCTACAGCCCGGCGCAGATCGACACGTTCTGCGAGTCGCTCGAACTGTTCTCGATCGGCTGGAGCTGGGGCGGCGCGCACAGTCTCGTCATGCCGTACGACGTCGCGTCGATGCGCACGGCGGGACAATGGCCGCATCGCGGCACGCTGGTGCGGTTCTACATCGGCCTCGAAACCGAGGCGGATTTGCGCGCGGATATGGAGCAGTCGCTGGCGGCGCTAGGTTAG
- a CDS encoding cytochrome P450, whose translation MTPATASDASILARDFDLRHLNPAFYADPYPVYHALRAHEPVKRMPDGSLFLTRFRDVQAVYRDPKTFSSDKTVEFKPKYGDSPLYAHHTTSLVFNDPPRHTRVRKLIAGALTARAIAAMEPGLVRLVDGLLDAAAERGRIDLIGEFASAIPVEIIGNLLDVPHAEREPLRDWSLAILGALEPSLTEAQLERGNRAVSEFVDYLRDLVARRRREPGDPQHDVLTRLIQGEEGGEQLSEAELLQNCIFILNAGHETTTNLIGNGLVTLTQWPEQRAALLHEPSLIETAVEECLRFESSNQLGNRMATVDTEIGGVALVRGTPVTLCIGAANRDPEQFADPDRFDIRRDPNRHLAFGFGIHQCAGLSLARLEARIAIGRFVQRFPAYRLDGEPTRGGRVRFRGFAEVPVELAPAQARTA comes from the coding sequence ATGACCCCGGCGACCGCCAGCGACGCATCCATTCTTGCGCGCGACTTCGATCTGCGCCACCTGAATCCCGCCTTCTATGCCGATCCCTATCCGGTCTATCACGCCTTGCGCGCGCACGAGCCGGTCAAGCGCATGCCGGACGGTTCGCTGTTTCTGACGCGGTTTCGCGACGTGCAGGCGGTCTACCGTGATCCGAAGACCTTCAGCTCGGACAAGACCGTCGAGTTCAAGCCGAAATACGGCGACTCGCCGCTCTACGCGCATCACACGACGAGTCTCGTCTTCAACGATCCACCTCGCCATACGCGCGTGCGCAAGCTGATCGCCGGTGCGCTGACGGCGCGCGCCATCGCGGCGATGGAGCCGGGGCTGGTGCGCCTCGTCGACGGCTTGCTCGATGCCGCCGCCGAACGCGGCCGGATCGATCTGATCGGCGAGTTTGCCTCGGCGATTCCGGTCGAGATCATCGGCAATCTGCTGGACGTGCCGCACGCGGAGCGCGAACCGTTGCGTGACTGGTCGCTCGCGATACTCGGCGCGCTCGAGCCTTCGCTCACCGAGGCGCAGCTCGAACGGGGCAATCGGGCGGTGAGCGAATTCGTCGACTATCTGCGCGATCTGGTCGCGCGCCGCCGCCGCGAGCCGGGCGATCCGCAGCACGACGTCCTCACGCGTTTGATCCAGGGCGAAGAAGGCGGCGAGCAATTGTCCGAAGCGGAGTTGCTGCAAAACTGCATTTTCATTCTGAACGCCGGCCATGAGACGACGACCAATCTGATCGGCAACGGACTCGTCACACTGACGCAATGGCCGGAACAGCGCGCGGCGCTGCTGCACGAGCCGTCGCTGATCGAAACGGCGGTGGAGGAATGTCTGCGGTTCGAGAGCTCGAACCAGCTGGGCAACCGCATGGCGACCGTTGATACCGAGATCGGCGGCGTCGCGCTCGTGCGCGGCACGCCGGTGACGCTGTGCATCGGCGCGGCCAATCGCGATCCGGAGCAGTTCGCTGATCCGGACCGCTTCGACATCCGCCGTGATCCGAACCGGCATCTGGCGTTCGGCTTCGGCATTCACCAGTGCGCCGGGTTGTCGCTCGCGCGGCTCGAGGCGCGCATCGCGATTGGCCGCTTCGTCCAGCGCTTTCCGGCGTACCGGCTGGATGGCGAACCGACCCGCGGCGGGCGCGTGCGGTTTCGGGGCTTCGCCGAGGTGCCGGTCGAGCTTGCACCCGCACAGGCCCGAACGGCGTAG
- a CDS encoding Ku protein: MAHMIWKGAISFGLVHVPVQLYPATQSEKVGFNLLDKRTIDPVGYKQINKRTGKDVTRDNIVRGFEYEKDKYVVLSDDEIRAANPESTQTVDILAFVDALDISFLFLDTPYFLTPDRKGEKVYALLREAMKATGKIGVASVVLHNKQHLAALIPLGPVLALNTLRWAAEVRDFDEFKLPPEGMKTAGVSARELDMAKKLIDDMSDKWDPAQYHDTFRDDIMALVDRKIRAGKTEEITEVEAPHESRQSADILDLSDLLKRSLGRGKGKPASGGRKRAADDGADDDAEGEAEAAPAARKKPRATRAASTTAGSRSGAGGRAGAKPASTPAARKRRAAA; this comes from the coding sequence ATGGCACACATGATCTGGAAGGGCGCAATCAGCTTCGGGCTCGTTCACGTCCCGGTGCAGTTGTATCCGGCCACGCAGTCGGAGAAGGTCGGCTTCAATCTGCTGGACAAGCGCACGATCGATCCGGTCGGCTACAAGCAGATCAACAAGCGCACCGGCAAGGACGTGACGCGCGATAACATCGTGCGCGGCTTCGAGTATGAAAAGGACAAGTACGTCGTGCTCTCGGACGACGAGATCCGCGCGGCGAACCCCGAGTCGACGCAAACGGTCGATATCCTCGCGTTCGTCGACGCGCTCGACATTTCGTTTCTGTTTCTCGACACGCCGTATTTCCTGACGCCCGACCGCAAGGGCGAGAAGGTCTACGCGCTGCTGCGCGAAGCCATGAAGGCCACGGGCAAAATCGGCGTGGCGAGCGTCGTGCTGCACAACAAACAGCATCTCGCGGCGTTGATTCCGCTCGGTCCGGTGCTCGCGTTGAACACGCTGCGCTGGGCTGCGGAAGTGCGCGACTTCGACGAATTCAAGCTGCCGCCCGAGGGCATGAAAACCGCGGGCGTGTCGGCGCGCGAACTCGACATGGCGAAGAAGCTGATCGACGACATGAGCGACAAGTGGGATCCGGCGCAGTATCACGACACCTTCCGCGATGACATCATGGCGTTGGTCGATCGCAAGATTCGCGCGGGCAAGACCGAGGAAATCACCGAAGTCGAAGCGCCCCACGAGTCGCGTCAATCCGCCGATATTCTCGATCTATCCGATCTGCTCAAACGCAGCTTGGGACGCGGCAAGGGCAAGCCGGCCTCGGGCGGGCGCAAGCGCGCAGCCGATGATGGCGCGGATGACGACGCCGAAGGCGAAGCCGAGGCTGCGCCTGCGGCCCGCAAGAAGCCGCGCGCAACGCGCGCCGCGAGTACCACCGCGGGCAGTCGCAGCGGCGCGGGCGGCCGTGCGGGTGCCAAGCCGGCATCGACGCCGGCGGCGCGCAAACGTCGCGCGGCCGCATGA
- a CDS encoding tRNA dihydrouridine synthase, protein MSRLFLAPMEGLADYVLRDVLTGMGGFDGCVSEFIRVTGSLLPSRVYEREAPEVLDGGRTPVGTPMVIQLLGSDPEWMALNAAHAATLSPHGIDLNFGCPAKVVNQHGGGAMLLADPEQLNRIVSSVRAAVPAGIAVTAKMRLGVSDTSRAIDCAVALAEGGAASLVVHARTRDHGYRPPAHWEWIARIDSAVDVPVIANGEVWTAADWERCRAVSGCADVMLGRGAVSDPFLALRIRGLMDRSPSHREWQHVLRHMAAYLRKLQARVASRHEHGRVKKWLSYLQRTWPQAAELHAAIRRLQDSHEILAAIERASGGDELMATHRSGPAGRLDPVYAAAG, encoded by the coding sequence ATGAGCCGGCTCTTTCTCGCCCCCATGGAGGGGCTCGCTGACTACGTGTTGCGCGATGTGCTGACCGGCATGGGCGGCTTCGACGGATGCGTGTCCGAATTCATCCGGGTGACGGGCTCTCTGCTCCCCAGCCGGGTCTACGAGCGGGAAGCCCCCGAAGTGCTCGACGGCGGCCGCACGCCCGTCGGCACGCCGATGGTGATCCAGTTGCTCGGCAGCGATCCCGAATGGATGGCCCTGAATGCCGCGCATGCGGCCACCTTGTCTCCGCACGGGATCGACCTGAACTTCGGTTGCCCCGCCAAGGTGGTCAATCAGCACGGCGGCGGCGCCATGCTGCTGGCCGACCCTGAACAACTGAACCGGATCGTATCGTCCGTTCGCGCCGCGGTGCCTGCCGGCATCGCGGTCACCGCGAAAATGCGCCTCGGCGTCTCGGACACGTCGCGGGCGATCGATTGCGCGGTCGCGCTCGCGGAGGGCGGCGCCGCCTCGCTCGTCGTGCACGCCAGAACGCGCGATCATGGCTACCGGCCGCCGGCGCACTGGGAGTGGATCGCGCGCATCGATTCTGCCGTGGACGTGCCGGTCATTGCGAACGGAGAGGTCTGGACGGCGGCCGACTGGGAGCGCTGCCGCGCGGTCAGCGGTTGCGCGGACGTGATGCTCGGACGGGGCGCGGTCTCGGACCCGTTCCTGGCACTGAGGATCCGCGGCCTGATGGACCGGTCCCCATCCCACCGGGAATGGCAGCACGTGCTTCGTCACATGGCCGCTTATCTGAGGAAATTGCAGGCCCGTGTCGCCTCCCGTCATGAGCATGGGCGCGTCAAGAAGTGGCTCAGCTACCTGCAGCGGACCTGGCCGCAGGCGGCGGAACTGCATGCGGCGATCCGCCGCCTGCAGGATTCGCACGAGATTCTGGCGGCGATCGAACGCGCGTCAGGAGGCGATGAATTAATGGCGACGCATCGATCCGGGCCGGCCGGGCGACTCGATCCGGTGTACGCCGCAGCCGGTTGA